In Parabacteroides timonensis, the genomic stretch ATTCCGAAATGGACAACGTCACTTCCGTATATATTTCGAAAGCCATGTTCCAGATGATACCCGACATGAAGACAAACGGTCTCAACCTGACGAATCTAAAAGGGAAGATAGAAGGCCTGCAGATTCTTACCACCCAAAACAATAGTATAAAAGAAACTATGCGTAACGATTTCGAAAGTCTGATCGGTAAGAATCACGAAGAACTGATGAGGGTGAAGGACGGCAAGACGCGTGCCACTTTCTACGTAAAGCAGAAAGGAGACCTGATCAGCGAACTGATTATGCTCGCCGATGCCGACAATAGTTTCAATGTGATCCAGCTATTAGGTAGCTTCACCTTGCAGGACATCCAGGAGATTACAAAAGAAATGAATAAATAAAGCAGAAAGTATCCCGGTTTTCAACAATCTTTGATATCGGGAATACTGCTTTACATCCCGACAAACGAACGAATCAGAAATAGAAATAAGATCAGAAATCTATAACTTTAGGGTACAAGAGTAAAAATGAAATCATTATAAGCTATAGTAAACGCTCTAAAATGTTATATTTGCGAAACATTAGGTATTTGACCCTGATTATCTATCAAATAACAAACGAGTAGAGCAACGTATGAAAAGTGGAACAGAGAGGTTGAATGTCCTGATTATCCTGATTGCAATGTGCTTTTTATCCGACATTGCTTTTGCTGATGATGGGACATATAAAAACGTACCGGGGGATATGACAGATTCCATATCCTACTCACGTCGTTTGATCCATAGGTTAGGTGTAGACGGACGGCCTACTTATATTTTCCCAACCAACTCTTTCCTGCGAGGAGACAATATGGATATGAAACCTATCCGTAAATCCATCTCTGCCCATTTGAAATATTCCTTTCAATATTATCCGAACAGTTACACGGACCGAATTTACAGAGGCTCCTACCAAGGACTTGGACTGGCAATGTATTCATTTGATAATAAAGAAGAAATAGGAACTCCCTTTGCCCTTTACCTCTTTCAGGGTGCACGTATTGCCCAGCTCAATCCCCGCCTGTCGTTCAACTATGAATGGAACTTCGGAGCTTCTTTCGGCTGGAAGCCTTATGAAGAATATGATAATCCGTACAATAAAGTGATCGGTTCGAAAATCAACGCTTATATCAATGCTAATTTCTACCTGAACTATATTCTTTCAAAAGAACTGGATCTGACAGCCGGAGTGGATTTAACGCATTTCTCGAATGGGAATACCCGGTTTCCGAATGCGGGACTGAATACAGTCGGACTGAAAGTGGGACTGGTATATAACTTTAACAGGAACGGCGATTTATTTTCCAAACCGTTCTTCCAGCCTCCTGTACCCCGTTTCCCCCGCCATATCAGCTATGATGTCGTCCTGTTCGGTTCATGGCGCCGGAAAGGTGTTTATGTGGGAGAAGGACAGGTTGCTGCACCGGGAGCATTTGCGGTAGCAGGATTCAACATTAACCCGATGTATAACTTCGGATATAATTTCCGGGCAGGTGTATCGGTGGATGGAGTTTATGACGAGAGTGCCAATATCTATGCCGATCCCTACTCCTCTTCTTCTACCGAACAGTTTTACCGTCCGCCGCTCAGCTACCAGCTGGCACTGGGACTTTCTGCCCGTGCCGAATATGTGATGCCTTACTTTACAGTCGGAATAGGTTTGGGAGGAAATGTGATACACCGCGGAGGGGATCTGAAAGGTTTATATCAGGTTTTGGCACTTAAAATCGAAGTTACCCGCAGTTCATTTATACATATCGGATACAACCTGCAAAACTTCCATACTCCCAATTACTTAATGCTAGGTATCGGATACCGGTTCCATAACAAGTATCCGACATTCCACCGATAAAAATAATTTGTCATATCCCTGAAAGTAAATTTAAATTGCCTTTTCTCCACCGAAGGAGACAGAAACTTTTGTTTTCTCAGCATGAAACTGTCTTACTTCCCTGTTATAATCTTCCTTATCTCGCTTAGTTTGTTGAGAGCTTCTATCGGAGTAAGATTGTTGACATCGAGATTCTTGATTTCGTCGCGTACCTGGCTTAACACAGGATCATCCAGTTGGAAGAAGCTGAGTTGATAACCTTCGGCAGCAGAGGCGATTTCCCGGACGGGCTTTGCTTTAACCTTTCCCTTGCCTTTTGCTTTCTCTTTACAGTCGATACTTTCCTGTCGATTATCCGTTTCCAGTTGTTTCAATATCTCGTTGGAACGTTTCACGATACTTTTCGGCATACCCGCCATCTTCGCCACATGGATACCGAAACTATGTTCACTACCGCCAGGAACCAGTTTACGCAGGAATATCACCTTATTGGAAACCTCTTTTACCGATACATTATAATTCTTGATTCGTTTGAAAGAAC encodes the following:
- a CDS encoding DUF4252 domain-containing protein — its product is MKTKNILLILFLCCTSICFAQSKLFDKYSEMDNVTSVYISKAMFQMIPDMKTNGLNLTNLKGKIEGLQILTTQNNSIKETMRNDFESLIGKNHEELMRVKDGKTRATFYVKQKGDLISELIMLADADNSFNVIQLLGSFTLQDIQEITKEMNK
- a CDS encoding acyloxyacyl hydrolase, translating into MKSGTERLNVLIILIAMCFLSDIAFADDGTYKNVPGDMTDSISYSRRLIHRLGVDGRPTYIFPTNSFLRGDNMDMKPIRKSISAHLKYSFQYYPNSYTDRIYRGSYQGLGLAMYSFDNKEEIGTPFALYLFQGARIAQLNPRLSFNYEWNFGASFGWKPYEEYDNPYNKVIGSKINAYINANFYLNYILSKELDLTAGVDLTHFSNGNTRFPNAGLNTVGLKVGLVYNFNRNGDLFSKPFFQPPVPRFPRHISYDVVLFGSWRRKGVYVGEGQVAAPGAFAVAGFNINPMYNFGYNFRAGVSVDGVYDESANIYADPYSSSSTEQFYRPPLSYQLALGLSARAEYVMPYFTVGIGLGGNVIHRGGDLKGLYQVLALKIEVTRSSFIHIGYNLQNFHTPNYLMLGIGYRFHNKYPTFHR